The Nostoc cf. commune SO-36 genomic sequence CTCATCAAAGTTGCCAGCACTAAGGCAAAGATTTTCAGGTTCATAGTCGGTGCAGTTTGATGATTGAAATTCTGATAAAATTAAGGCAGCTAAAAACGCGCGTGATATTAAATTCTTTCGGTGACTCTTCGCCTTGACTTGACTGCTGGGGTATTGTGAATTCTGTCTTCAGCAGGAATTTTCATCTTGCAAAATTATGAGGCTGGACGACTCCCTCCAGGCGATCGCTCTTGAGCTTGATAATTTAACATCCATTGAGGATACTCTACGGGTAAACGGCTTAACCTCATCAATAACAGAAAGTTCGTCTTTTGTGAGCGTTAATTCAGCAGCCATCAAGTTATCCTGTAACTGTTCTACAGACTTCGCGCCAATGAGAACGCTTGTAACATAGTTATGACTGAGTAGCCATGCTAGGGCAATTCGAGCAATTGAGCAATTGTGGCTTTGGGCGATCGGCTGTAGAGCATCAATAATTTTGTAGGTTCGTTCTAAATCAACCGGAGGAAAGTCAAATGTAGTGCGTCTTGCACCTGTGGGATTGTCTTTCTCGCGTTTAAATTTACCACTCAGTAAACCACCTGCTAAAGGACTCCAGGGTAAAACGCTCAACTGTTGATCTTGAGCCAAAGGAACAATCTCACGCTCTAAATCACGACCAGCTAAAGAATAGTATGCTTGTACTGACTCGAAGCGATGCCACTGGTATTTATCTGCGATCGCTAATGCCTTCATAATCTGCCATGCAGAAAAGTTGCATAATCCGATATAGCGCACTTTACCAGTGGCAATTATATCATCTAGGACACTTAGAGTTTCTTCAATTGGAGTCACAGGATCGAAACCATGAACTTGGTAAAGATCGATGTAGTCTACCTGGAGACGTTTCAAGCTGCGATTCGACTCCATTCAGAATATGATGGCGAGATAATCCAACTTGATTTGGGGTGTTTCCTAATCGTTCACGTACTTTAGTGGCAATAACTACTTGATCGCGAGGCAATCCTGACTGCTGAAGTGCCTTTCCTAAAATGACCTCAGACTGCCCTTCTGAATAGACATCTGCTGTGTCAAAAAAGTTCACGCCTCCATCGAAAGCAGTTTTAACGAGTTCTGTTGCGGCATCAACACCCAACTCGCCGATAACTTTCCAGAAGCCAGCACCGCCGAAGGTCATAGTACCAAGGCAGATTTCAGAAACGTATAAACCCGTCCGTCCCAGTAATCGATACTGCATTTGTGTGACTCTCAACTAAACAAAATCAAAGACCTACACATAACGATGTCCACCATCAATATGAATGACTTCGCCTGTAATCGAGGGATTAGTCATTAAAAAAATCACACTGCTGGCAACTTCTTCAGCCGTTACCAACCGCCTAGTTGGAATCTTTGAAGCAACGTCTTGAAAAGCATCTTGCTTGGCTTCCCCAAAAATTGCATCCCACATAGGAGTGTCAGTCCAACCAGGGGCAACAGCATTGACTCGAATGGGGTTTAATTCGATTGACAAAGCACGGGACATTTGTTCAGCCGCAGCCGTTGCTACCGCAGTTGGCCAAGCACCGGGAACTGGGCGATCGGTAGATAAGCCACCAGTGAGCGTTATCGAGCCGCCAGAAAACATTTTTGGCACAGCTGCTCGAATGACATAAACACTTCCCCACACACGGCTTTCAATAGCAGGGCGAAATTGATCAACAGAGCCATCTAGAATTTTTCCACCGACAAAACTGCCGGCTGAAATATAAACGTGGTCAACCTGCCCTGTTGTGGTAAATAAACGATTTACTGCTGCTTCGTCGGTGATGTCTACTACAGCAGTGTAGACTTTCCCTAATCGCTCAGATGCTTCTTCCAACTTGCTTAATGAGCGGCTGGCAATTGTTACCTCTGCACCCGACTGTTTTGCCAGTCGCGCTGTCTCATAGCCAATCCCCTGGCTACCACCAACCACAACCACATGCTTTCCTTCTAATTGCATTACTTAAATCTCCTAGATAACAGATTATTCTGGTAATTTGAACGAACACTCATTAATTTAGACCTAGCTTCACTTTCAGCCAGGGTTTAAATCCCCGTCTGAAATTCTCTTCTTTATGAGAGACTGCACGAACAATTTTGAATTATTAAGATGGTCTGACAAAATTTATGGAGAAGCTAATCATCATTCAAATTGCATCTTTGCGTCTTTTTAGCAATCCGAACTATGCAACTTCAAGGCGATCAGCTTACCACTGATATCTAACTTTGTGCCTTTCCTGCCAACAGTCCCGCCAGAGTTTGATGAAAACTCTTGCGTTGGCTGAGAGTCTCTAACCAAGCTGCTGTTTTGGGTCTAGCTTTAACTAGTGCCGATCCTTCTTTGGTCATATTGACGTAGTACACCATTGACCCAGCTATGATGTCAGCCAAGCTCAATGCATCACCCACAAGAAATGATGTTGTCAACTCACGTTCGAGGACATCTAAATGCTGACTAGTAATGTTTGCTGAGTCCGCAACCACAATTTCATCACTTATACCACCCATAATGGGAGTCATAATTCGCTGCAAGAATAGTTGCATTACACCGACTGGATATAAATAATTTGCCGCAATGCCAATCCATTTCCGTACTTGGGCGCGTGCTTTTGGATCAACTGGCTGTAAAGACGGCCCAGCGAATGCTTCATCAACATAGCCTAAAATTGCTGGAGTTTCGTACAGGATGAAATCTCCTTGCTCTAATACTGGCATCTTCCGAAACGGGTTAAGCTTTGCGTATTCGTCCGTCCCTAAGTAGTCAAACCCGATTTCGTTGAAGTGGTAGTCAACTCCTTTCTCGATTAAAGCAATGCGAGCAGAGCGGACATTAGGACTCACTGGAAAGCCATGTACAACTAAATTGGACATCTGGTTTACTCCTGAGGTATTAGCAGTGTTTCTTGAACATTCGTTCAATTTGAATACTCATTCAAGATAAAACCAAAAAAAAGGATTGTCAAGAGAAAACGTCAAAATTAATTTATTTGAAGCAGTGTATTAGCACCTGCTGCAATGCTCTTAAGCGTTTGAGCATCACGTCGGATTCGGGCAACTGCTAACATACCCACAACTAATCCCAATAATGCTTTAGCATTCGTTTCGATCGCAAATGAGTTCGGCAAATCTCCATTTTGAATTGCCTGAGCCAGATTCTGCCGAAAGAAGGACTCAATCTCATCTAAACGATCTTCAATAATGGCGATCGTGCTGGCTGAATGGGATTCGCGCTCTATCGCCGTGTTAATAATCAAACAACCCTTATGTTTTGAGTCGTTGATCATCGCTTTCGCCAAACGTTCAAACCACTGTTGAATACATTCCAAGGGGGGACAATGGCGTGGCATAGAAGCACGAAAGAATTCTTGCGTGTATTTCTTGAATGCTTGCTGAAACAACTTCTCTTTGTCACCAAAGGCAGAATATAAGCTTCCAGGCTGGATTCCTGTCGCTTGCACAATATCTTTCATGGAAGTGTTGGCATAACCACGTTGCCAGAACAAATCCATAACGATCGCTAAAACTTCGTCTGTATCAAATTCTCGTTGCCGAACCACGGGCTAATAAATATCTCCCAATTGGGTGTATTTGTCAAGTATACATATTTTTGAATGGTTGATCAATATTATGGTGGGGGTGCTTAAGAAAGGCCGATATTCAAAAAGGATTCAGGAATATTAGTACAAAAATACTATATTGCTGCTAAAATGCCTTACAAGTTAGCTAGCCTTACTTGAGGTAGTATGAAAAACATCCAAGACACGAACAAAAAGCCTATTTTGCTGAAATCGCTGGTGCAGCCTACATCTGTAAGTGCTGCTATAGTGCCACTGCGTCCCCAAGAGGAGAAAAACATTAGTGAACGGGAGCGTTTGAAGGCACAAGTCGAACGCATAAATCAGATGGCAGGAGAGTTAGAAGCAGCGATATTCGAGTTGAAAGCGATCGCAAACACGTTGAATACTCAAAAACGTTACCCGGCTCTCAATCAGGAGCCATGCAAAGATATTTGTCAGTATTTTGCAGTTTGCGTTCCTTGGGTGAAACGAAAGCCGGACGAATCATTTATTTTGACAACGCGAAGAATTGATTTATTCCGAGCCGAAAGGGAAGCCGCACTGTTAGCACAGCAACTTCGTCAGCAAACTAAAAAAAGATTAGTATCGCAGCAACAGAGAAAAAACGAGAGTGGTGCTAAGACTGACACAAAAAATTTGTTCAAAAAGGTATTAGTCAACAAATCTTAAAATTATCAACATTAAACGGCATCTCACCCTTGAGGTTGTAACAGTTATGCTGATTAAAGTGGCAGAAAAAACTTCTTCCTCAAAATTGCTAGATACAACACTGCCATTGTCTCTTTGCTAGCAACTATGTTTGCAAAGAGGCACAGTTAACTGCCCTAATATTTGCACTTCCGTAAAACCAGAGTGTAACATCAGGGACAATCAATCAGCGCACAAAAGAGGTAAAAAGAAGGTGTTAAAGACACTTTTAGTAATTGCCGTTGGTTTTTTACCGTCCCTGATTTCCCTGTGGGCGATCCGCAAAACCCATGCGCGATCGCGCTTACGGCTTAGACAAGCAGCGATGAATTTTCCACCAGTGCAGAGACAGCAAAACCTTAGACCGGTTGAAAGCGATCGCTATTATTTAGAAGGGGTGGGTTATCTGATTGGCGATATCAGCTGTAAATTTAATGCCCGATCTGGTTATATGCGTTGTGCTGTCAATCCTGAAGGCCCATGTAACGGTTGCCGTCACTATGAACCTAAAGAATTAGCTGGTAGTGAAAAAGGGTCTTAATGAGGGACTTGCAAAAAATAAATTATCCCATAATTATTTCTATATTTAGACATCTCCGAAAATGAATGTAGAGACGTAGCAGTGCTACGTCTCTACAAGGGTTATGGATGATGCATATTTAATTTCTGGAGATGTCTATTTATAGGGGCGCAAAGACTTGCGCCCCTATAACTCTAGGACTGAAAATTCCTAACTATGGGCCAGTATTAACAAAGAGTGCATTATTGGTTCCGAGACCGGCACAGATAACTTGACTTGTACCTAAGCGAGTACAACTAGGATCTGAGGTGTATATACCTCCCAGACTCTGATACCCACTCCAGGAACTGCCATTAAATCGATTCACAAATAGTGCATTATCAGTTCCGAGACCGGCACAGATAGCCTGACTTGTACCGAAAGAAGTACAACTAGGATTTGAGGTGACTATACCTCCCAGACTCTGATACCCACTCCAAGAACTGCCATTAAATCGATTCACAAATAGTGCATTATCGGTTCCTCGGACAGTACATATAGCCTCACTTGCACCTAAGGAACTACAGCTAGGATCTGAGGTGGCTATACCTCCCAGATTCTGATACCCACTCCAGGAACTGCCATTAAACCGATTCACATAAAGTCCATTATCAGTTCCTAGACCGGCACAGATAGCCTGACTTGTACCTAAAGAAGTACAACTAGGATTTGAGGTGACTATACCTCCCAGACTCTGATACCCACTCCAGGAACTGCCATTAAACCGATTCACAAACAGTGCATTATCGGTTCCTCGGACGGCACAAATAGCCTGATTTGTACCTAAGCGAGTACAACTAGGATCTGAGGTAGCTATACCTCCTAGATTCTGATACCCACTCCAAGAACTGCCATTAAATCGATTCACATAAAGTGCATTAGCGGTGCCTCGGACGGCACAGATAGCCTGACTTGCACCTAAGGAAGTACAACTAGGATTTGAGGTAGCTATACCTCCCAGATTCTGATACCCACTCCAAGAACCGCCATTAAACCGATTCACATAAAGTGCATTATCGGTTCCTCGGACGGCACAGATAACCTGATTTGTACCTAAGGAAGTACAACTAGGATTTGAGGTAGCTATACCTCCCAGACTCTGAGGCCCATTCCAAACGGCAAGAACTGGCTGGCTTACCAGGGATAAAATTACCGATGTTGTGCCTGCTAAAATCGAAAATTTCCTTTTCATAAAATCTAATGTCTTCCTCCGTAATACCGCTTTGTGTTTGGTTGGAAACATTTAGACAGATGTAAAGTTTTATTCCTGAATTTTTCTTTCAGTTTGAGTGATATTGAACAGTGAAATCACTCACATATTGGGAATCAGTTTCAGTTCTAGAGTTACGGAAAACAGTTACAAACCTTTACAATATCCATTTCCAACTCATAATTTTCGTGTGATATAACTGCTACTCTCAGCTGTTACATCAACACTAATCAAATTAAACTATATCAAAGTAAGTTTTAGCTAAAAGTTTGTTTATATTTACAGTTTAAATCTGGACAAATCATACATTAACTTAGTTGGATACTCGCTGCTAATCGGCTGACGAGTTGAGACACCTAAGTTAGACTAGAACATTTGACACCTGACAGCGCTTACGCTTAACGATTCCCAAGTTTTACCTGGAAATGATAAGATCATTGCTAATTATAAAAATTTGTATTTATAAAGACTTTGAGTATTTGTCTTTGCATGGTGAAATAAGAATGATTTAATAGAATTCGGGCAAAGGTATCAATCTGCGTCATTTTGTTTGCAGATAGATGCTTTTGCCGAATATCTCATAACTACATGATTATCTAACGATGAACAACGCGATCGCTCGGACTTCAGCATTATTATCAACTTGCACTTTGCTACTAACAGGTTGTGGTGGTGGCACTAGCACAGTGACAAGTTCTCCAACTAATAGTCCAAATAGTACTGCAACCAATACCACAGCAACAACGGGTACATTGTCAAGTGCTATTCCCATCGGTATTGCTGTTGCCCAAACTAGTAACGTGGCATTACTAGGGCAAGAGCAAGTCGCTGGAGCTAAACTTGCAGAAAAGTATTTTAATAGTAAAGGTGGTGTTAATGGCACACCGATTAAATTGGTATTTCAAGATACTAGCGGTGATGAAGCAGGGGCAATTAACGCTTTTCAAACTCTAATTAACAAAGATAAAGTTATTGGTATTGTCGGCCCAACTTTATCACAGCAAGCCTTCAGTGCTGATCCGGTTGCCGAACGTGCCAAAGTACCAATTATTGGCCCATCAAATACTGCTAAAAATATTCCGGAAATTGGTGATTACGTTGCTCGTGTTTCTGCACCAGTTTCTGTTGTTGCACCCAATTCGGTGAAAGCTGCACTCAAACAGAACCCGCAACTTAAAAAAGTCGCCGTTTTCTATGCTCAAAATGATGCATTTAGCAAGTCAGAAACAGAAATATTTCAACAAACAGTTAAAGATCAAGGGCTGGAATTGGTAACAGTACAAAAGTTTCAAACAAGTGATACAGATTTTCAAAGCCAAGCTACTAATGCGATTAATTTAAAGCCAGATTTAGTAATTATTTCCGGCTTGGCTGCTGATGGCGGTAACTTAGTACGACAATTGCGGGAACTTGGTTATAAAGGCTTAATTGTCGGTGGGAATGGTTTAAATACATCAAATTTATTGTCAGTTTGTAAAGCACTTTGTAATGGCGTATTGATTGCTCAAGCCTACAGTCCAGAACATCCAAGCGAAATTAACGCAGCGTTTCGTAAAGCCTATATTGACGAATATAAAAAAGAACCACCACAATTTAGCGCCCAAGCTTTTGCAGCCGTGCAAGTTTATGTCGAAGCACTCCAATCTTTAGATAAAAATAGCAAAGTTAACAAATTACAGCTACCAGAATTACGGACGCAGTTAAACAAACAAATACTTGCAGGAACCTATAATACACCATTAGGCGAAATTGGTTTTACTCCCATAGGGGAAGTTGTACAAAAAG encodes the following:
- a CDS encoding aldo/keto reductase, whose protein sequence is MKRLQVDYIDLYQVHGFDPVTPIEETLSVLDDIIATGKVRYIGLCNFSAWQIMKALAIADKYQWHRFESVQAYYSLAGRDLEREIVPLAQDQQLSVLPWSPLAGGLLSGKFKREKDNPTGARRTTFDFPPVDLERTYKIIDALQPIAQSHNCSIARIALAWLLSHNYVTSVLIGAKSVEQLQDNLMAAELTLTKDELSVIDEVKPFTRRVSSMDVKLSSSRAIAWRESSSLIILQDENSC
- a CDS encoding ABC transporter substrate-binding protein, with amino-acid sequence MNNAIARTSALLSTCTLLLTGCGGGTSTVTSSPTNSPNSTATNTTATTGTLSSAIPIGIAVAQTSNVALLGQEQVAGAKLAEKYFNSKGGVNGTPIKLVFQDTSGDEAGAINAFQTLINKDKVIGIVGPTLSQQAFSADPVAERAKVPIIGPSNTAKNIPEIGDYVARVSAPVSVVAPNSVKAALKQNPQLKKVAVFYAQNDAFSKSETEIFQQTVKDQGLELVTVQKFQTSDTDFQSQATNAINLKPDLVIISGLAADGGNLVRQLRELGYKGLIVGGNGLNTSNLLSVCKALCNGVLIAQAYSPEHPSEINAAFRKAYIDEYKKEPPQFSAQAFAAVQVYVEALQSLDKNSKVNKLQLPELRTQLNKQILAGTYNTPLGEIGFTPIGEVVQKDFYVAQIKMEKDGSQGKFTFLK
- a CDS encoding SDR family oxidoreductase, which encodes MQLEGKHVVVVGGSQGIGYETARLAKQSGAEVTIASRSLSKLEEASERLGKVYTAVVDITDEAAVNRLFTTTGQVDHVYISAGSFVGGKILDGSVDQFRPAIESRVWGSVYVIRAAVPKMFSGGSITLTGGLSTDRPVPGAWPTAVATAAAEQMSRALSIELNPIRVNAVAPGWTDTPMWDAIFGEAKQDAFQDVASKIPTRRLVTAEEVASSVIFLMTNPSITGEVIHIDGGHRYV
- a CDS encoding aldo/keto reductase; this translates as MQYRLLGRTGLYVSEICLGTMTFGGAGFWKVIGELGVDAATELVKTAFDGGVNFFDTADVYSEGQSEVILGKALQQSGLPRDQVVIATKVRERLGNTPNQVGLSRHHILNGVESQLETSPGRLHRSLPSSWFRSCDSN
- a CDS encoding DUF6464 family protein — translated: MLKTLLVIAVGFLPSLISLWAIRKTHARSRLRLRQAAMNFPPVQRQQNLRPVESDRYYLEGVGYLIGDISCKFNARSGYMRCAVNPEGPCNGCRHYEPKELAGSEKGS
- a CDS encoding PLL family lectin; the protein is MKRKFSILAGTTSVILSLVSQPVLAVWNGPQSLGGIATSNPSCTSLGTNQVICAVRGTDNALYVNRFNGGSWSGYQNLGGIATSNPSCTSLGASQAICAVRGTANALYVNRFNGSSWSGYQNLGGIATSDPSCTRLGTNQAICAVRGTDNALFVNRFNGSSWSGYQSLGGIVTSNPSCTSLGTSQAICAGLGTDNGLYVNRFNGSSWSGYQNLGGIATSDPSCSSLGASEAICTVRGTDNALFVNRFNGSSWSGYQSLGGIVTSNPSCTSFGTSQAICAGLGTDNALFVNRFNGSSWSGYQSLGGIYTSDPSCTRLGTSQVICAGLGTNNALFVNTGP
- a CDS encoding glutathione S-transferase family protein — translated: MSNLVVHGFPVSPNVRSARIALIEKGVDYHFNEIGFDYLGTDEYAKLNPFRKMPVLEQGDFILYETPAILGYVDEAFAGPSLQPVDPKARAQVRKWIGIAANYLYPVGVMQLFLQRIMTPIMGGISDEIVVADSANITSQHLDVLERELTTSFLVGDALSLADIIAGSMVYYVNMTKEGSALVKARPKTAAWLETLSQRKSFHQTLAGLLAGKAQS
- a CDS encoding TetR/AcrR family transcriptional regulator translates to MVRQREFDTDEVLAIVMDLFWQRGYANTSMKDIVQATGIQPGSLYSAFGDKEKLFQQAFKKYTQEFFRASMPRHCPPLECIQQWFERLAKAMINDSKHKGCLIINTAIERESHSASTIAIIEDRLDEIESFFRQNLAQAIQNGDLPNSFAIETNAKALLGLVVGMLAVARIRRDAQTLKSIAAGANTLLQIN